tttcaaaaaatattatcagaatagcaaacagtttggatcctgatgagacgccacgttctgtggcgtctcatctggatccaaactgtttgcaaaggccttcaaaatttggttcctgcactgaaagggttaaaagttGAAATTAAATAAGACTATGAACACACAATTTTGGGGACAAATGACATTTTCTTTTTAATCCTTTCACTCTCATAGGcaaaagtgaaaatagctatgtgcactCAGCATTAAAcgagaacagcctgcaagtaactcacagttaGTTCAGGTTTAATgttgcttgctgctcatcagtatctgataTTGTTAATGTCTGACATTCTTCAGGTATTGGTAGAAGTAAAAGCAGCGGGCGTGAATCCTGTGGACACGTACATCCGTAATGGCACCTACGCTGTTAAACCCCCTCTGCCATACACGCCAGGAGCTGACGGGGCTGGAATTGTGTCACAGATTGGGGCCAGTGTCACAAAGTTTAAGGTATGTAAAATATTAGTGTGTAATTTCCATAACAGctgtgtaatacatgtatttttgttttagcCTGGTTTACTTTTTCATTGAAAAACTTGCCTGATGTTTTTAGGTGTTATAATAAGTACATATTACACTGTAGTTGTATTGGCAAAAATCATATGGGTAATCTGGTTGTATTATCCTGTTCTAATTTTGGCAAAAATTCATTGGGAATGTTTCTGTATTACACTGGGCTGGTGTTGGCAAAACTCCATAGAGGAATATTTCTTTATAACACTGGGCTCGTATATGCAAAACTTACAGGTGAAACACTCAATAGGGAAGTCTTTCTCTTAACTTAAGTTGTGCTAAGTGTCACGGTAAAAAGATGTATTAAGGTGGAAAAGATGTGTAAGCAGCCGAGTTAGCTCACTCGGTAGAGCACTCGCCTCGTTCGTGAGGAGAGATCCTGAGTTGGTATTGATAACTTCAAATCTAATTTTCTTTTCAAACTACAATATTTTTTACTACAAATGATGCAATATTAATAGTTGAAGCAATATTGACTTTTAACAGCTTTATGAATACAAGTCCAGTACAGAACTTTCGTACTGAATCCCTTAAAGTTTTAACAGTCATGACATGTTCTTTTGGGTTTCCACAGGAAGGTGATAAAGTGTTCCTAATAAGGACTGTGTCTGGCGGGTATGCAGAATATACAGTCGCTGAGGAAGCTATGGTCGGGAAGTTACCTGACCGCCTGAGTTTTTCCCAGGGTGCCGGTCTGGGAGTACCTTGCTATACAGCGTATCGTGCATTATGCATAAAGTAAGAATAGAGTATTTAAGTATAAGGTGTATTTGGGGAAAATTGTTAGTTAAAAAAGATacttataatttgtattttatgtagAATGTGGTCCCGCACTGGCTTATTCGTTACAATGTATAGtaagttaattttatttaaatttatttattcctttaaatagaaaaatacaataacagtggaaagtgtcttccacGATAAGCTGTTACTCAGGACTACACTTTGTACAATCTCATTAATATGACAAGCTTCTTCTTTACTCTCCAGTAACATCAAATGAAGCCACCCTTAGGATTTGATTTTAATTAGATTGACACTTTCAGCAATtgctttttagtcccctaccggtgaaaccggagagggacttatggtttgcgctctatgtgtctgtcagtctgtcacacttttctggatcctggaataccttaaaaagttcttcatattttttcatgaaacttgaaacatggactgatggcaatatggagattatgcacgtcatttcattttgttcctacatcaagaattctgtttgctatggcaacagataaactacaaatattggtgaaaatggtggatcctgcgtaggtaggggacttttattgcttgacaatagtcttgttttaactTGGTCTTCAAATACACATCTTCTTTTAAGACCTGTGATTTTCCTTTTGAATTAAAGTTGTAACACTTAATATCTGCCATAAAAGGATATACCAGGATGTATAGATTTTTGTCCTTAAATGTGGCTTTCCTTTATTTGTATAGTGACTAGAGGATAAAGATACTTTCTCAGAGACATACGGTTTTTTGAGTCAGATACAAAAAGCAAGAATcatcatttttagcttggctgttttttgGAGagaacccgaggtattgtcatagccagctcgtcgtgtcgtgtccgtcgccgtttccgccgtctgcgtcgtgctaaaaccttaacattttgtcaaggttttgaacattggctctaaaatcatagttcttcaacctacaactttgaaacttcatctgtagctgcaccttgatgagttttacatgccacgcccatttttggatcactaggtcaaaggtcaaggtcactgtgacctcttagaaaaaaaattctgtcaagctttcatttatgcAAAACTGCACTCGCAGctgagtgtggcacccgttatgcggtgctcttgttctatactgttatttccctttgtttaGTTGTTGCCCAACATTTGAAGTGTCCAAACATATAGAATAATTATGGTTATGCAATAATTGTTATCAATGCGGTGGCTTTATTTCATACACAGTCATGTTCTGTTATGTTGCATCATTTTTGCTGTTGCCTAGATTTATTCAGCTATTTCACGATAACAAACAACTTGATACAAAACCATATTAAAAAAGTcactttatgtataattttgtattatatatgtataatgagactggatattttttattttgtgttgtttctATAATCATCATTACTTTATCTAGAACTTATTATTTAAACACCAGTCACATTTCTTAATTATACCATTTGAGTCTATTCCACACTTTTAGATCTAAGCAACCATTTGTAGTTTTCATGGGAAAactttccatttaatttttcagAGCTAAAGATAAGATGAAGCCAGGAAACACTGTGCTAGTGCATGGAGCCAGTGGAGCTGTAAGGCCAACCCATACTCTTAGTTTGTTTTGCCAAATTTTCATACAGGCGCATTCAAATCTAAGtgcacattttgttttaaatgtttgtgttttagcAGCGTTCATGCAGACCTAGGATagaattgtatttgggttatgTTGATAAAGGTCAGttactttaacaaaaaaaaactcttTCCAAATAATGGTAATTCGGTCttacaaattttaaatattgGGCATAATTATTCCTTGGGATGGTAGGATTGGTCTGcccacaaaatcaacaaaaataattttagtcGTGCCCTGTGAAAAggtagtttaatacatgtgcgttaagtgtcatcccaaataagcctgtgcagtctgcacaggctaatcatggacaacactttccgcgtaaacaagatttttgctaagaagagactgtctttaaacgaaatataccattaaagcaaaaaagtgtcctccctgattagcctgtgcagactacacaggctaatctgggacgacactttatacacatgcattaaacccccttttcacagagcacggctcatttcaATTCTCTTGAAGAATGAGTTTGCAGTAATTTTGTACAGTTATTCTACTGTTTTAGGTGGGTCTGGCATGTGTCCAGATAGGTGTTGCCAAGGGCCTGAGAGTGCTTGGGACGGCAGGGACCCCAGAAGGGCTGGACTTGGTACTTAAAAACGGAGCAGCAGGGGCTTTCAACCATAAGGAACAGGGCTACACTGACAAAATACTGGTAGGTGATGAAATAACCACATCTTATTTATActatttgttttttttcagttgtaCATGATACTCTCAAAATATCTATAATTATATTGGCTATAACTCTAAAGagtaatgttttgtatgtaacattttattagctcatctattttttgaaaaaaaattatgagctattgtcatcaccttggcgtcggcgtctggttaagttttgtgtttaggtacacttttctcataaagtatcaaagccattgctttcatacttgcaacacttactaactattgtaaggggactgtacaggcaaagttatgtaactcggactggcattttgacagaattatgtgccctttttatacttagaaaattgaaaatttggttaagttttgtgttttggtccactttacccctaaagtatcataaatattgctttcatacttggaacactcgcaaactatcaaaaggggacagtaaaggataagttgcataactctgtttttttcatttttaccgaaatatggccctttttgacttagtaactttgaatatatggttacattttgtgtttagattcactttacttctaaagcatcaaggctattgcttttaaactttaaaactattatgctatcatgagggtactgtacctggcaagttgaattttaccttgacctttgaatgaccttgactctcaagatcaaattattaaattttgctaaaattgccataacttctttatttatgatgaGATTctattcatactttgacaaaacaactcttacctgacataccacaattgactctgtccaaaccatcccccacgccccccccccaattcccccccattttttttaaattaaagatcatgtaataaatgaccaccacaccctcacagtATACCCCCtcctcacccccacccccaaaaaaaaattattcccCCAGTAGGGTGggatatagcagttgaactgtatgtcagtatgtcagtcagtctgtctgtcagtctgaaaaaaactttaacattggccataactttttcactttttgaggtagcaacttgatatatagcatgcatgtgtatctcatagagctgcacattttgagtggtgaaaggtcaaggtctagtcatccttcaaggtcaaatgtcaaatttatggtgtctgtccgtccgaaaactttaacattggccataactttttcaatattgaagatagcaacttgatatttggcatgcatgtgtatctcatagagctgaacattttgagtggtgaaaggtgaaggtgaaggtaatccttcaaggtcaaatgtcaaatatatggcgtctgtccgtccgaaaactttaacattggccataactatttaaatattgaagatagcaacttgatatttggcatgcatgtgtatctcatgaagctgcacattttgagtggtgaagttcaaggtcaaggtcatccttcaaggaaaacaaaataaaaaaactaaaagcggtgttctcatgaagctgcacattttgagtagtggaagttcaaggtcatcctttaaggtcaaggtcatccttcaaggtcaaagataaaaaacaaataaaaaatttcaaagcggcattatcatgaagctgcacattttgagtggtggaagttcaaggtcaaggttattcttcaaggtcaagttcatcctttaaggtcaaaggtaaaaaaaaaatcaaagcggcgttatcatgaagctgcacattttgagtggtgtaggttcaaggtcaaggtcatccttcaaggtcaaggtcatccttcaaggtcaaaggtcaaacaaaatataaaaaaacaaggcggcgttatcatgaagctgcacattttgagtggtggaagttcaaggtcaagggcatccttcaaggtaaaaaaaataaattcaaagcggcgttctcatgaagctgcacattttgagtgttggaagttcaaggtcatccttcaaggtcaaggtcatccttcaaggtcaaaggtaaaaaagattaaaaaattaaaagcggcgttctcatgaagctgcacattttgaatgatggaagttcaaggtcaaggtcattcttcaaggtcaaggtcatccttcaaggtcaaaggtcaaaaaaataataatttcaaagcagcgttatcataaaattgcacatttttagtggtggaagttcaaggtcatccttcaaggtcaaggtcatcttttaaggtcaaaggtaaaaaaataaatatttcaaagcggccttcttataaagctgcacattttgagtgtgggaagttctaggtcaaggtcatccttcaaggtcaaaggtaaaaaaataataaataataataatttcaaagcggcgcaatagggggcattgtgtttctgacaaacacatctcttgtttttttcaaacatggttaaaaaacacaaatatttatttttattattttatttttgaaatattgtccaaccatcccacccaagaacccccgcccccccccctccccaaaaaatatttttttttgcatttttggaagataatgtaataaatgaccacacccccacactatacaccatTCTCCACTCCACctctccatcctttgtgattgaaatttagATAGGTCCCtgcacctttaaaaagaaaaatagatgagcggtctgcacctgcaaggcagtgctcttgttatggTCTTGTCTtaagttgttcaaatcatgcaacTGCGATGGAAACTGAGCGTCACATAGTTTATTTTGACTTTTAGATAAACCTGTATATGTTGGAAACGATCTTTTTTGAAATTACTAAGCTCAGAGCCTTGATTTTTGATATGCAATGTGTCATGGTTGGTTTAAAACATGCGTCTGTGATCAAAATTGTCCATGCACCGGGGGTCGTCATATAATTTAGTTAAACTGATCACAACATGCTGATGGTGAGTTTTTGAGATAACCTTGTGTCAATCATTCATTTTCTCACTTCCATCATGTATCGTCAACGTTTACCTTGTGACACTtatgtcagaacatttgtcaaaatgatatagTTGACGAGTTCAAAACTTGGTCCAGGGCTTAATCTGCCATTTGCAACATTAGCCAAAGGTTAGAAATAAGCAAATTTGGTTCAAGAAATTACAATTTGGATAcatctttttgttcataaaacCCCATGAAAAAACCAagtttgatatttttttcaattgaacTGCAGCCAGTtgatggggcatttttccttatatggctattatgaAACCTTATGAATACTTTATAAGTCACATTTATCAGCCAATATGCATGAAACTTACTTAGAACATTTTGTGCTAATGATAATTTGTCAAAGTCTAAAATAGGTTCCAGTCTGTTAAAAAAAGGCAGTCAGGGGacagggcagttttctttatatggatttaatgaaacaatttgaacactctagaaatcacatgtTTTTGTGCAATCATCACCACacttgctcaaaacatttgttccaatgatatgtTTATAGTAAATTCTTAACCATCTTCACTggtttcttttaattattttaataaaaaattaatcaaacaaaATTGGAACATTAATAGACTTTGTTGGTTTATATCGGAATACATTGACAATGCACAGAAAATGCATCATTACCATATAGTGGCTTAAAGCCATAAGATAGTTTTCATTTTTGTCATCTACAAAAACTCACTGGTGCTCTGCCATTCTATAATTGTGATTAATTTATGATATGTAATGAATCAACACTGGTATTTGTTGAATCTTttaatgtcccccaccactatagtgggggacatattgttttcgccctgtctgttgctttgttggtttgtttgtttgcgtcaaactttaacattttgccataacttttgcaatattgaagatagcaacttcatatttggcatgcatgtgtatctcatggagctgcacattttgagtggtgaaaggtcaaggtcaaggtcatccttcaaggtcaaaggtaaaaaaaaacaaatccaagggaagtaataaaaaatcatagcgacgcagaaggggacatagtgtttctgacaaacacatttcttgttttaagtaCATTCTGGCTACAAAAGCAATTTTTGCCTATTTCCAGGCAGCCACCAATGGCGCGGGACCAGACATCATCCTTGAGATGTTGGCCAACGTGAATCTGGAGACAGACTTGGAGATCATCAACAAGGGAGGCATCATTGTGGTAGGTGGAATATTGGATGAATGAATACCAGCTTGTCTTAAATTGAGCTTTGTACTTGGAAAACTAAACGAACATATAGGGTAGGCGAAcagtgtcattcctgataagcctgtgcaaaatttaggcacatgcattaagcccagttttcccaaaacgacaATCAATTAATGGCAAGTTATCAACTGTATATACAATACAGACCAAGACATACTACAGgactttaatataaaaaatgatttaagCTGTGGATCAACTCTTCATATTGATTGCTTTTTGATGAAAATAGATGGCTGTGAAAGCTTGATGGTCGTATATAAACTCTTGAGTAGGTTTTCAAAGAAAACCAGTTATTGGTATCATTTATCCAGGAACTCCTGTTTCTTGTTGCATACTAGGTCGTTGGAAGCAGGGGCAATATAGAGGTCACCCCACGTTTCTTCATGCATAAAGAGGCCATTGTCACTGGAATGGCACTGTGGAATTCTCCACCAGTAAGTAGATGGTAACACTGTTACAATACCCTATGCTATAATGTTCTTATTTTAGGTTATGTGTGCTAGTACGGAGCTGACATACCATATTAGACCAGTTGAAATGCTAGTCCGATGCTAGTATTCCAGCTGTGCACCAGTCCaaatcgctctgtgaaaagggggtttaatgcatgtgcgtaaagtgtcgtcccagattagcctgtgcagtctgcacaggcttatcagggacgacactttctggcttaactggatttttgctatgcagtgactttctttaaacgaaaaatatcatacaggcaaaaaatgtcgttcctgattagcctgtgcgtactgcacaggctaaactgggacaacacttcgcgcacatgcattaaacccccttttcacagagcacggcccatatttttttattatatacttataacaAGTTAATTTCATTACTCACGtcctttatatttattaaaacccTGCGAAAGAATGTGAGCTTTTGCGTTACTCATTAACGATTT
This is a stretch of genomic DNA from Dreissena polymorpha isolate Duluth1 chromosome 7, UMN_Dpol_1.0, whole genome shotgun sequence. It encodes these proteins:
- the LOC127837099 gene encoding zeta-crystallin-like isoform X2 → MGCAMNHPEIILLSVLVEVKAAGVNPVDTYIRNGTYAVKPPLPYTPGADGAGIVSQIGASVTKFKEGDKVFLIRTVSGGYAEYTVAEEAMVGKLPDRLSFSQGAGLGVPCYTAYRALCIKAKDKMKPGNTVLVHGASGAVGLACVQIGVAKGLRVLGTAGTPEGLDLVLKNGAAGAFNHKEQGYTDKILAATNGAGPDIILEMLANVNLETDLEIINKGGIIVVVGSRGNIEVTPRFFMHKEAIVTGMALWNSPPEEWLEMHQGISDGLNAGWLQPNVQKEYKLEEAGLAHEEVINNSGTTGKRVIVM
- the LOC127837099 gene encoding zeta-crystallin-like isoform X1; this translates as MSGRGLMRAIRVAQFGGPEVLKIDFQVPVPVPTDTQVLVEVKAAGVNPVDTYIRNGTYAVKPPLPYTPGADGAGIVSQIGASVTKFKEGDKVFLIRTVSGGYAEYTVAEEAMVGKLPDRLSFSQGAGLGVPCYTAYRALCIKAKDKMKPGNTVLVHGASGAVGLACVQIGVAKGLRVLGTAGTPEGLDLVLKNGAAGAFNHKEQGYTDKILAATNGAGPDIILEMLANVNLETDLEIINKGGIIVVVGSRGNIEVTPRFFMHKEAIVTGMALWNSPPEEWLEMHQGISDGLNAGWLQPNVQKEYKLEEAGLAHEEVINNSGTTGKRVIVM